CCGGCGAGAATAAAGGCCCCGGCAATCACTCCGTAGACACCGGCAACTCCCATCACATTCAGAAAGGATCCGACAATGAGCGGTGCCAGCATGGAACCGAACCGGGAACAAGTAGCCGCCCAGCTGGTTCCGGTAACTCTCACACCTGTCGGATACAGCTCCGGCGTATAGGTGTATGTAATTCCCCAGACTCCAGAAACAAAAAACGAAGTAATAACTCCCAGTAAAAGAACTTCACCCGTATTCAAATTTTGACCAAGGGCTATCCCAAAGATAACAGCGGCAACACCGGATAACAACAGGTTACCGATCAACAACCGCTTTCTCCCCCATTTATCCATCAAATAGGCCGATAAAATTTGATTGGGAAGATACGCCAACTGCATAAAAAACACATATTGAAAGGACTTCACCATGCTGTGACCGGCCTTGACCAGGAGAGTCGGCATCCAGGCAAACAAGCCGTAATACCCGAACATCCCCAGAAACCACAGCACCCACAGCATTATAGTCCGCTTCACATAGTCCGATGAGAACAGCGTACCCACTGAAGTCTTTCCCATATCCGGCACGGCATTAACCGAGGCAGCGTCTACAGGCGGTACCGTATGGGTACGGGACACAATAGTTTCAATCTGGCTCACCACGGCATTTGCCTCTTCCACTTTCCCCTTTAAGGCCAGCCATCTGGGAGACTCCGGAATATGAAGCCGGACTACCCAAATATATAAAGCAGGGATCGCACCGGCTACAAACGCCCAGCGCCAGCCGGCAGCCGGGATAATAAAAAAGGCGATAGCCGCGGCCGCCAGCCAGCCGACAGCCCAGAAGCAGTTCAGCAGGCCCTGAACCTTGCCCCGGTCGCGGGACGGAACAAATTCACCCAACAAAGCCGTTACAACCGGTGTCTCTCCCCCCAGCCCCACTCCAACAAAAAAGCGGAAAATGACTAAGGACCAGAAATCCCAGGCTACAGCACACAATAAGGAAAATACGGAAAAAATCAGCATAGTCCACTGAAATACAGCCTTACGACCCCACCGGTCGGCAATCGGCCCGGAGAAAAAAGCCCCGACCAGCATTCCCGCCATACCGGCGCTTAAAATCACGCCCACCTGGCCCGGCGTTAACTGCCAGGCTTTTACCAGTGCGGTAACAACGAATGTCACCAGACCAACATCAAACGCATCAAAAGCCCAGGCAAACCCATTTACCGTCAGCATTCTGTAATGAAACGGCGATAGCGGCAATCGGTCCATTCTGGCGATAATTGATTTAATTTCCTGGTTATCCATCTTCATATAAGCTTCTGCCATTTCCCTGACCTCTTTCCCATTCAAAACATCTTTTCCAACCAGCTGCCCTTAACGCCAAAATATCGTACGCCTTTTTTCTTTCGCTTTTTTATTATGCAATATTCATGCCAACAGCACCTCCCAAAAAATTAATTCATAGTAATTCCGGCGAAAAGCCGCAAAATATTACCGAATACCAGTAAAAATTTTTAAGTCAACCCGTTTATTGCCCAAAAAACAGAGTTTTGGAACCATGGCCTTTCCTTTGAAGTGCAAAGCTGCAATCAAGCTTTCATTTTTGAAATAAACTCTTGATAATCCCTTATTATATGGTTATTTCTTTTCTTATCGCGTTCTGATACTTTCAATCTTGAAACATATCGAGTTCGCGCATCCTGCGCCATAAGGTAGTCGTGCTGATCCCCAGTCGTCGAGCTGCCCGGTTGCGGTTATTTTTTTCTGTTTCCAGGACAGTCGCAATAATATGTTTTTCTGCTTCCTTCAGCGCGTCGCGTAGATTTAACCCGATCATCCGGCCATTTATCGGGGGTGCGGCATCCCGGGAATGGAACTGGGAGGGAAGATGGGTTACCAGCAGCACACTGTCATCCACACTGGCCATATTTAAAGCACTTTCGATGCAGTTCTGCAATTCCCGGACATTTCCGGGCCACGAATAAGACTGAAAAAGTTCTAAAACCTGGGAAGAAACATCCACAATGTATTTCCCCAAAACCATGCTATATTTTTTTATAAAATAATTAGTTAATACAGGAATATCGTCCAGCCGGTTCCTCAGCGGCGGCACTTTTAATTCCACCACATTGATACGGTAGAATAAGTCTTCCCGGAACGTATTTTCCTCGACCATTTTCCGCAGATTCTTATTGGTGGCGCAAATAATCCGCACATCTATCGGCACCGGCTTCGTGTTGCCGATCCGGGTCACTTCCCGCTCTTGAATAACCCGCAGCAATTTTACCTGCAGATCCATGTCCATTTCGCTGATTTCATCCAAAAAGACTGTCCCATGATCCGCACTTTCAAAGATTCCCGGCTTGCCGCCCTTTTTTGCTCCGGTAAAGGCACCGTCTGAATAACCGAATAAGTTACTCTCGATTAATGACTTCGGCAAGGCGCTGCAATTAATTGCAATAAAGGGTTTTGCCCGCCGGTCACTGGCGTTGTGGATCGCCTGGGCAAACATTTCCTTACCGGTTCCCGTTTCTCCGTATATCAATACGGAGGAGATGCTTTTGGCTACATATTGTGCCATATTTTTACACTGCTGCATATTTTCGCTGCGCTCAATAATATCGTTAAAATCATAGCGTGCGTATTGGGATTTTTTCATTTCCTCTACCAGTTTATGTTTTTGGGAAACAACCACTTCATTGTTAAACCCGAACCCATAATTCTTCGCAATAGGGATTCGCACTGCCATCGCACCGGGAACCGATATGGACTCACCGATAACCGGCGTTTGCTTTTCCATCGCCACCTGAGCCGCCCTGCTGACCTTCCCAATAAAAGTTTCTTTATCGTTCCCCATATAATCTACGCTTTTTATTCTTCTTCCCATTTCATCAAACAAAACGGCTTCTCCCCCGGCCACTCGGGCAACCAGCGGCAACGCTTTGGCTAAGGCATCCAACAAATTTTTATCCCGTTCCACCCGTTCCACATTGCTGCAAGAAAGTACATATTCACCAATTGGTAAAGCCCATGCGTACGCCTCACCAATTAGCTGTGATGACCCGAAAACGGGCATCTGCTTCTCCATGGCATCCAGTGCCAACCGATAGACTTGACCGTCATACTGGCTTTCTTCCCGGCCGGAAGAGTCGACGGTTCTCAGCCGGCGACCCCCGGAATCGGTAACAGTTGCAAATCCGCCGGTGGTTTGCGCAATAACCGGCAGCGCTTTATACAATTGATCTAGCAGTGATGTCATCATTCTGCTCCCCCTATTCAAGTAAACCTTATTAAAAATTTGATTGAATATTCTGTGAATTATATAAGTTCCTTTTTTAGTTTTGCAAGAATCATGCCAAAAAATTGCCATAAAGATGCCCGCTAGT
This genomic interval from Veillonellales bacterium contains the following:
- a CDS encoding sigma 54-interacting transcriptional regulator, whose amino-acid sequence is MTSLLDQLYKALPVIAQTTGGFATVTDSGGRRLRTVDSSGREESQYDGQVYRLALDAMEKQMPVFGSSQLIGEAYAWALPIGEYVLSCSNVERVERDKNLLDALAKALPLVARVAGGEAVLFDEMGRRIKSVDYMGNDKETFIGKVSRAAQVAMEKQTPVIGESISVPGAMAVRIPIAKNYGFGFNNEVVVSQKHKLVEEMKKSQYARYDFNDIIERSENMQQCKNMAQYVAKSISSVLIYGETGTGKEMFAQAIHNASDRRAKPFIAINCSALPKSLIESNLFGYSDGAFTGAKKGGKPGIFESADHGTVFLDEISEMDMDLQVKLLRVIQEREVTRIGNTKPVPIDVRIICATNKNLRKMVEENTFREDLFYRINVVELKVPPLRNRLDDIPVLTNYFIKKYSMVLGKYIVDVSSQVLELFQSYSWPGNVRELQNCIESALNMASVDDSVLLVTHLPSQFHSRDAAPPINGRMIGLNLRDALKEAEKHIIATVLETEKNNRNRAARRLGISTTTLWRRMRELDMFQD
- a CDS encoding MFS transporter; its protein translation is MAEAYMKMDNQEIKSIIARMDRLPLSPFHYRMLTVNGFAWAFDAFDVGLVTFVVTALVKAWQLTPGQVGVILSAGMAGMLVGAFFSGPIADRWGRKAVFQWTMLIFSVFSLLCAVAWDFWSLVIFRFFVGVGLGGETPVVTALLGEFVPSRDRGKVQGLLNCFWAVGWLAAAAIAFFIIPAAGWRWAFVAGAIPALYIWVVRLHIPESPRWLALKGKVEEANAVVSQIETIVSRTHTVPPVDAASVNAVPDMGKTSVGTLFSSDYVKRTIMLWVLWFLGMFGYYGLFAWMPTLLVKAGHSMVKSFQYVFFMQLAYLPNQILSAYLMDKWGRKRLLIGNLLLSGVAAVIFGIALGQNLNTGEVLLLGVITSFFVSGVWGITYTYTPELYPTGVRVTGTSWAATCSRFGSMLAPLIVGSFLNVMGVAGVYGVIAGAFILAGFFVMAFGVETRGKQL